From Streptomyces cyaneogriseus subsp. noncyanogenus, the proteins below share one genomic window:
- a CDS encoding VOC family protein — translation MATRLVQINMKAQDDSALGRFWAEALGWGIESEAPGVTNLEPIGFAYPDPAAVCVDIVARPEPKTVKNRVHLDLATTSTAHQAELVARLEDLGATLADVGQGDVPWTVMADPEGNEFCVLEPRPIYRDTGPIAAVVVDCADPRAMARFWGEAMDWTLHEVTDSQATMRSVKGVGPYLEFVRTPDTKSGWNRVHLDVCPYPGDDPAAEAARLRALGATDPGIDQSAISWTVLADPEGNEFCLLTPR, via the coding sequence ATGGCAACGAGACTCGTGCAGATCAATATGAAGGCCCAGGACGACTCCGCGCTCGGCCGGTTCTGGGCGGAGGCGCTCGGCTGGGGTATCGAGAGCGAGGCACCCGGCGTCACCAACCTCGAACCCATAGGCTTCGCCTACCCCGACCCGGCCGCCGTCTGCGTCGACATCGTCGCCCGGCCGGAACCGAAAACGGTGAAGAACCGGGTGCACCTTGATCTGGCCACCACCTCGACCGCCCATCAGGCGGAGTTGGTCGCGCGGCTGGAGGACCTCGGCGCGACGCTCGCCGACGTGGGCCAGGGCGATGTCCCCTGGACGGTCATGGCGGACCCGGAGGGCAACGAGTTCTGCGTCCTGGAGCCCCGCCCGATCTACCGGGACACCGGGCCGATCGCCGCAGTGGTGGTCGACTGCGCCGACCCGCGAGCGATGGCCCGGTTCTGGGGCGAGGCGATGGACTGGACGCTGCACGAGGTCACCGACAGCCAGGCGACCATGCGCTCCGTTAAAGGCGTCGGCCCCTACCTGGAGTTCGTCCGCACCCCCGACACCAAGAGCGGGTGGAACCGCGTCCACCTCGACGTCTGCCCCTACCCCGGTGACGACCCGGCCGCAGAGGCAGCCCGGCTGCGTGCCCTGGGCGCCACCGACCCCGGTATCGACCAGTCCGCGATCTCCTGGACGGTCCTGGCCGACCCGGAAGGCAACGAGTTCTGCCTCCTCACCCCTCGCTGA
- a CDS encoding ZIP family metal transporter, which translates to MTEVVQAGLWGLVAGSALLLGAVAGYGLRVPQKVIATVMAFGAGVLLSAVSFELVGEAYEQGGLTPAAAGTLAGAVAYTAGNMWLARRGARHRKRSGHRQDRAQPSEGQRSGSGLALAFGALLDGVPESAVIGVSLLDGGAVSLVTVAAVFISNVPEGLSSSAGMKKAGRGKAYVFGVWGAIAAASTLSAVLGYTVVGGFSPAVIAAVTAVAAGAILAMVADTMIPEAFEDAHLAIGLVTVSGFLVSFALSHT; encoded by the coding sequence ATGACAGAGGTGGTTCAGGCGGGTCTGTGGGGGCTCGTAGCGGGTTCGGCGCTGCTCCTCGGGGCGGTGGCGGGGTACGGGCTGCGGGTGCCGCAGAAGGTGATCGCGACGGTGATGGCCTTCGGGGCCGGGGTGCTGCTGTCGGCCGTCAGCTTCGAGCTGGTCGGGGAGGCGTACGAGCAGGGAGGGCTGACCCCTGCGGCGGCCGGCACGCTGGCCGGCGCCGTGGCCTACACCGCGGGCAACATGTGGCTGGCCCGCCGCGGCGCCCGGCACCGCAAGCGTTCCGGTCACCGGCAGGACCGGGCGCAGCCTTCCGAGGGGCAGCGCAGCGGTTCGGGTCTCGCGCTGGCTTTCGGGGCGCTGCTCGACGGCGTTCCGGAGTCGGCGGTCATCGGTGTGAGCCTGCTCGACGGCGGAGCGGTGAGCCTGGTGACGGTGGCGGCGGTGTTCATCAGCAACGTTCCCGAGGGGCTGTCCAGTTCGGCGGGGATGAAGAAGGCGGGCCGCGGCAAGGCGTACGTCTTCGGGGTGTGGGGGGCCATCGCCGCGGCGAGCACCCTGTCGGCCGTCCTCGGCTACACCGTGGTCGGCGGGTTCTCCCCGGCGGTGATCGCCGCCGTGACCGCGGTGGCCGCCGGAGCGATCCTCGCGATGGTCGCCGACACGATGATCCCGGAGGCGTTCGAGGACGCTCACCTGGCCATCGGGCTGGTCACGGTGAGCGGCTTCCTGGTCTCCTTCGCTCTCTCCCACACCTGA
- the fabG gene encoding 3-oxoacyl-ACP reductase FabG, whose protein sequence is MTFTRWEDRSVIVTGGTRGIGLGIAELFARQGAGVLLTGRDEETARRVADGLARVTGGRVAGMGVDVRRPGEIEKMAAEAERRYGGIDVLCANAGIFPERALRELTAEDVDEVLDVNLRGSILSVRACLPAMERAGRGRIVLTSSITGPTTGYAGWSHYGASKAGQLGFLRGAALELAPYGITVNAVLPGNVRTEGLTGLGPDYLRRMAASIPLGRLGETADIAHAVLFLASDEASFVTGQTLTVDGGQTLPESLDAFTAPTSP, encoded by the coding sequence ATGACGTTCACTCGCTGGGAGGACCGGTCCGTCATCGTGACCGGAGGTACGCGGGGGATCGGGCTCGGTATCGCCGAACTCTTCGCCCGGCAGGGCGCCGGCGTGTTGCTCACGGGCCGGGACGAGGAGACGGCCCGCCGGGTGGCGGACGGCCTCGCCCGGGTCACGGGCGGGCGGGTCGCGGGCATGGGCGTGGACGTGCGGCGGCCCGGAGAGATCGAGAAGATGGCGGCCGAGGCCGAACGGCGGTACGGCGGGATCGACGTGCTCTGCGCCAACGCGGGGATCTTCCCGGAACGTGCGCTGCGCGAGCTGACCGCCGAGGACGTGGACGAGGTCCTGGACGTCAACCTCCGGGGCTCCATCCTGTCGGTGCGGGCCTGTCTGCCCGCGATGGAACGGGCCGGCCGCGGCCGGATCGTTCTGACCTCCTCGATCACCGGCCCGACGACCGGCTACGCGGGGTGGTCCCACTACGGGGCCAGCAAGGCGGGCCAGCTGGGTTTCCTGCGCGGGGCGGCTCTGGAGCTGGCGCCGTACGGCATCACGGTCAACGCCGTCCTGCCCGGAAACGTCCGTACCGAAGGGCTGACCGGGCTCGGGCCGGACTACCTGCGCCGGATGGCCGCCTCCATCCCGCTGGGACGGCTCGGTGAGACCGCCGACATCGCACACGCCGTGCTCTTCCTCGCCTCCGACGAAGCCTCCTTCGTCACCGGCCAGACCCTCACCGTCGACGGCGGCCAGACCCTCCCCGAGTCCCTGGACGCCTTCACTGCCCCGACCAGCCCCTAG
- a CDS encoding SRPBCC family protein, with protein MALEDDARQAAAGTPGMRADGGGVARRRPLRERHVEETVEVAVPVRTAYNQWTQFKTFPRFSTAVRGVEQIRPTVTAWTIGYGPLRHRFAVEIVEQDPDAYLAWRGLEQHPSHQGEVEFRPTESGGTAITVRMLLEPRGAAGILTRSSRAVRLTARLVHGELVNFKGFIEGLGQEGGAWRGTIRNGRVQHDRPEPPRSRVAQWPVG; from the coding sequence ATGGCGCTCGAAGACGACGCCCGGCAGGCTGCGGCGGGCACGCCGGGGATGCGCGCCGACGGTGGCGGTGTCGCGCGCCGCCGTCCGCTGCGGGAGCGGCACGTCGAGGAGACGGTCGAGGTCGCGGTGCCGGTGCGGACGGCGTACAACCAGTGGACGCAGTTCAAGACCTTCCCGCGCTTTTCGACCGCAGTGCGCGGCGTCGAGCAGATCAGGCCCACCGTGACCGCCTGGACCATCGGCTACGGGCCGCTGCGTCACCGCTTCGCGGTCGAGATCGTGGAGCAGGATCCCGACGCCTACCTGGCCTGGCGCGGTCTGGAGCAGCACCCCTCCCACCAGGGCGAGGTCGAGTTCCGGCCGACGGAATCCGGCGGCACCGCGATCACCGTCCGGATGCTTCTGGAGCCGCGGGGGGCCGCGGGGATCCTCACCCGTTCTTCCCGGGCCGTCCGGCTGACCGCCCGGCTGGTGCACGGCGAGCTCGTGAACTTCAAGGGGTTCATCGAGGGGCTGGGGCAGGAGGGCGGGGCCTGGCGCGGCACCATCCGCAACGGCCGTGTGCAGCACGATCGCCCGGAACCGCCCAGGAGCCGCGTGGCCCAGTGGCCCGTCGGCTGA
- a CDS encoding FdhF/YdeP family oxidoreductase, which yields MRNPPGEEPDTPLSVTPPKKWAAGVPAVVHALEYSLEQTSARRTGVDLLAMNQVGGIDCPGCAWADPAPGRRHRNEYCENGAKHINDEATTRRITADFFRKHSVSDLAARSDMWLNQQGRLTEPMIKRPGSDHYEPIGWNDALGVLAQELKALDSPDEAVFYTSGRASNEAAFVLQLFARAFGTNNLPDCSNMCHESSGFALSETLGTGKGTVSLDDLHHADLIFLVGQNPGSNHPRQLSALEEAKRGGGRIVAVNPLPEAGLRRFKNPQKPRGIVGRGTQIADRFLHIKPGGDLALFQALNRLLLEAEDARPGTVLDHDFIDAHTAGFEEFARHARTVDWDDVRTATGLTRQEIEKVRDEVLDSERVIVCWAMGITQHKHGVPTIREIVNFLMLRGNLGRAGTGACPVRGHSNVQGDRTMGIWERMPDTFLDALRQEFGFDPPRAHGLDSVNSIKAMREGRVKVFLALAGNFVRAAPDSEVTEEAMRSCRLTAHISTKLNRSHTVCGDTALILPTLGRTERDVQADGEQFVTVENSMSEVHTSRGRLEPASSLLLSEVAILCRLARRTLDGKADIPWEEFEGDYGTIRDRISRIVPGFHDFNARVTRPGGFQLPNPVNEGVFNTKAGKALFTCNERVVPRAPEGHLLLQTLRSHDQWNTVPYTDNDRYRGIHGSRHVVLVNPADLTDLGLAQGDRVDLVSVWADGSERRAENFEVVPYPAAKGSAAAYYPETNVLVPLDSVADISNQPTSKGIVVRLEPAPSRTRPAPA from the coding sequence ATGCGGAACCCGCCCGGCGAGGAGCCGGACACCCCCCTCTCCGTGACACCGCCGAAGAAGTGGGCGGCCGGAGTCCCCGCGGTCGTGCACGCGCTGGAGTACTCCCTGGAGCAGACCTCTGCGCGCAGGACCGGGGTGGATCTGCTGGCCATGAACCAGGTGGGCGGGATCGACTGCCCCGGCTGCGCGTGGGCGGACCCCGCCCCGGGCCGGCGCCATCGCAACGAGTACTGCGAGAACGGTGCCAAACACATCAACGACGAGGCCACCACGCGCCGGATCACCGCCGACTTCTTCCGGAAGCACAGCGTCTCCGACCTCGCCGCCCGCTCCGACATGTGGCTCAACCAGCAGGGGCGGCTCACCGAGCCGATGATCAAGCGGCCCGGCTCCGATCACTACGAGCCCATCGGCTGGAACGACGCCCTGGGCGTCCTCGCGCAGGAGCTGAAGGCGCTGGACTCCCCCGACGAGGCCGTCTTCTACACCTCCGGCCGGGCCAGCAACGAGGCCGCCTTCGTACTGCAACTCTTCGCCCGCGCCTTCGGCACCAACAACCTGCCCGACTGCAGCAACATGTGCCACGAGTCCAGCGGCTTCGCCCTGAGCGAGACCCTGGGCACCGGCAAGGGCACCGTCAGCCTCGACGACCTCCACCACGCCGACCTGATCTTCCTGGTCGGGCAGAATCCGGGCAGCAACCACCCGCGCCAGCTCTCCGCCCTGGAGGAGGCCAAGCGGGGCGGCGGCCGGATCGTGGCGGTCAACCCGCTGCCGGAGGCGGGGCTGCGGCGCTTCAAGAACCCGCAGAAGCCGCGCGGGATCGTCGGGCGCGGCACCCAGATCGCCGACCGCTTCCTGCACATCAAGCCCGGCGGCGACCTCGCCCTGTTCCAGGCCCTCAACCGCCTGCTGCTGGAGGCCGAGGACGCCCGGCCCGGCACCGTCCTGGACCATGACTTCATCGACGCCCACACCGCCGGCTTCGAGGAGTTCGCCCGGCACGCCCGCACCGTCGACTGGGACGACGTGCGCACGGCGACCGGACTGACCCGCCAGGAGATCGAGAAGGTCCGCGACGAGGTCCTGGACAGCGAACGCGTCATCGTCTGCTGGGCGATGGGCATCACCCAGCACAAGCACGGCGTGCCCACCATCCGGGAGATCGTCAATTTCCTGATGCTGCGGGGCAACCTGGGGCGCGCCGGCACCGGCGCCTGCCCGGTGCGCGGCCACAGCAACGTGCAGGGTGACCGCACCATGGGCATCTGGGAGCGGATGCCGGACACCTTCCTCGACGCCCTGCGGCAGGAGTTCGGTTTCGATCCGCCGCGTGCGCACGGCCTGGACTCGGTGAACTCGATCAAGGCGATGCGCGAGGGCCGTGTCAAGGTCTTCCTCGCCCTGGCCGGCAACTTCGTCCGCGCCGCTCCCGACAGCGAGGTCACCGAGGAGGCGATGCGCTCGTGCCGGCTGACCGCCCACATCTCCACCAAGCTCAACCGCTCGCACACCGTCTGCGGCGACACGGCGCTGATCCTGCCGACCCTGGGGCGCACCGAGCGTGACGTCCAGGCCGACGGCGAGCAGTTCGTCACCGTCGAGAACTCCATGAGCGAGGTGCACACCTCCCGCGGCCGCCTGGAGCCTGCCTCTTCGCTGCTGCTCAGCGAAGTCGCCATCCTGTGCCGGCTCGCCCGCCGCACCCTGGACGGCAAGGCGGACATCCCCTGGGAGGAGTTCGAGGGCGACTACGGCACCATCCGCGACCGCATCTCCCGGATCGTGCCGGGCTTCCACGACTTCAACGCGCGCGTGACCCGCCCCGGGGGCTTCCAGCTGCCCAACCCGGTCAACGAGGGCGTCTTCAACACCAAGGCCGGCAAGGCCCTGTTCACCTGCAACGAGCGGGTGGTGCCGCGGGCGCCCGAGGGCCACCTGCTGCTGCAGACGCTGCGCTCGCACGACCAGTGGAACACCGTCCCCTACACCGACAACGACCGCTACCGCGGTATCCACGGCAGCCGCCACGTCGTGCTCGTCAACCCGGCCGACCTGACCGACCTCGGTCTCGCGCAGGGCGATCGCGTCGACCTGGTGAGCGTCTGGGCGGACGGCTCCGAGCGCCGGGCCGAGAACTTCGAGGTCGTGCCCTATCCGGCCGCCAAGGGCTCGGCCGCCGCCTACTATCCGGAGACGAACGTCCTGGTGCCGCTGGACAGCGTCGCCGACATCAGCAACCAGCCCACGTCGAAGGGCATCGTCGTCCGCCTCGAACCCGCGCCCAGCCGGACACGGCCCGCGCCTGCCTGA
- a CDS encoding L,D-transpeptidase family protein: MGDTRRRVTVALGTTALVAPLTLALGATPAQAASCTTQTGPYQKKVEKFLGRPVDGKQSTADCKAIRAFQTKHGIQPNIGYAGPVTWGVMDLMQKQKAVGKNPNKSGKCPVNKGRIACVNLTLQLSWIQDGKKLVYGPVPVRTGRDGHETRTGLKKVYWRNIDHHSSLYDVPMPYSQFFDGGQAFHSAGVSMWNPPGSHGCVNMTKTVAKKYWSLLKKGDDVYVYGRKPGT; this comes from the coding sequence ATGGGGGACACGCGCAGACGGGTAACCGTCGCACTCGGGACCACCGCACTGGTGGCACCGCTCACGCTCGCGCTCGGCGCCACACCGGCCCAGGCGGCGAGCTGCACCACACAGACGGGCCCGTACCAGAAGAAGGTGGAGAAATTCCTCGGCCGCCCGGTCGACGGCAAGCAGTCCACCGCCGACTGCAAGGCGATCCGCGCCTTCCAGACCAAGCACGGCATCCAGCCCAACATCGGCTACGCGGGCCCGGTCACCTGGGGCGTGATGGACCTGATGCAGAAGCAGAAGGCCGTCGGGAAGAACCCGAACAAGTCGGGCAAGTGCCCGGTCAACAAGGGCCGGATCGCCTGCGTGAACCTCACCCTCCAGCTGAGCTGGATCCAGGACGGCAAGAAGCTGGTCTACGGGCCCGTCCCGGTGCGCACCGGCCGCGACGGCCACGAGACCCGCACCGGCCTGAAGAAGGTCTACTGGCGCAACATCGATCACCACTCGTCCCTCTACGACGTGCCGATGCCCTACAGCCAGTTCTTCGACGGCGGCCAGGCCTTCCACTCGGCCGGCGTCAGCATGTGGAACCCGCCGGGCTCGCACGGCTGCGTCAACATGACGAAGACCGTCGCCAAGAAGTACTGGTCGCTGCTGAAGAAGGGCGACGACGTCTACGTGTACGGCCGCAAGCCGGGCACCTGA
- a CDS encoding YfhO family protein produces the protein MDRSTLRGRPRRAAALLAAVITVTVFCAADAVARSHPFGPRTRAVNDLGNQYVPFHAHLWDLLHGRSDGGLLVNWQSGFGSSFLPDLGTYLSSPFALLVALFPRDGIDLAVYAVTVLKTACAGAAMAWLLLGLRPGRWWAAGLLGAAYALCGWSLADASYNPMWLDGLIALPLLCLVGEWTLAGRRRVLGVLIVALAWTANFYTAYMATIGAGLVLLLRLWLSGLPRRRALTAAGRATVTVALGVGLAAPLVTVVYFGTRYAYPGRVTHFAPVVAPDLLARLLPTTYGFGSPALFVGTTALLAALALPFHRAAPVRVRAGWTLLVAAVALSMQWTPTHLAWHAFTTPNGSPYRQTFVLCALLVIAAWHTLSYGVPGRRALAAAGALLALIAAVASRSGLVHSYAWPVLLLAVAGALGGLLLLRRAEAVRPAAPSGPGTGGGPAAATGAAAGGAAVRRRAALTGLAVALLVGAQLGEATATSAVATRLRLNHMDDYAPWGSRQQRQAETISGAGGWPAYRTDPGREQTVGNDPMMVGGQGAQYYSSLTADVFSRTLTALGGGWTSRGRNVQSLDNAVTDAVFSVGARVHSPPDQHQRWNPRDRGPVTVSRQDVPPLVTVRPSAAPAARTGVSAFGASPYRNQELLLGSRVYTVPPLTVRTEDGGRPGRAARDRAGAVVEPPRAKAPAAHRPTVAARCPAGSEVYLWAPHFSGTARLTGIPAHPLTGRFISDATKIAAMQRLGTAPPSGRVRIELSPTRTGTVPDGAVGCLDTARLRTAVQRLKATGAVEVSVSDGAVRARLPAGSKGTAVLAVPRIAGWRCAAGGAPAAPAQTYHGLIAVPLDGSATSVTCTFRPPGLRLGAAVGGVSLLALVLLGTVTAVRGRRAAHRPATRPRERTTSAP, from the coding sequence ATGGATCGCTCAACCCTGCGCGGCAGACCGCGGCGGGCCGCCGCGCTGCTCGCCGCGGTCATCACCGTCACCGTGTTCTGCGCGGCCGACGCCGTCGCCCGCAGCCATCCCTTCGGCCCGCGCACCCGCGCGGTCAACGACCTGGGCAACCAGTACGTGCCGTTCCACGCCCACCTGTGGGACCTGCTGCACGGCCGGTCCGACGGCGGCCTGCTCGTCAACTGGCAGTCCGGGTTCGGCTCCAGCTTCCTGCCCGACCTCGGGACGTATCTGAGCAGCCCGTTCGCCCTGCTGGTGGCGCTGTTCCCGAGGGACGGGATCGACCTCGCCGTCTATGCGGTCACCGTCCTGAAGACGGCGTGCGCCGGGGCCGCCATGGCCTGGCTGCTGCTCGGGCTGCGCCCCGGCCGCTGGTGGGCGGCGGGGCTGCTGGGCGCCGCCTACGCGCTGTGCGGCTGGTCGCTGGCCGACGCCTCGTACAACCCGATGTGGCTCGACGGCCTGATCGCCCTGCCCCTGCTGTGCCTGGTCGGCGAATGGACGCTCGCCGGACGGCGCCGGGTGCTCGGCGTGCTGATCGTGGCGCTCGCCTGGACCGCCAACTTCTACACCGCGTACATGGCCACCATCGGCGCCGGCCTCGTCCTGCTGCTGCGGCTGTGGCTGAGCGGTCTCCCGCGCCGCCGGGCGCTGACGGCGGCCGGCCGGGCCACGGTCACCGTCGCCCTGGGAGTCGGCCTGGCCGCACCGCTGGTCACGGTCGTCTACTTCGGCACCCGGTACGCCTACCCGGGCCGGGTCACGCACTTCGCGCCGGTCGTCGCGCCGGACCTGCTGGCCCGGCTGCTGCCGACGACATACGGATTCGGCAGCCCGGCGCTCTTCGTCGGCACCACCGCGCTGCTGGCGGCCCTCGCCCTGCCCTTCCACCGGGCGGCCCCCGTACGGGTGCGCGCCGGGTGGACCCTGCTGGTGGCCGCCGTCGCGCTGTCGATGCAGTGGACGCCGACCCATCTGGCCTGGCACGCCTTCACCACCCCCAACGGCAGCCCCTACCGCCAGACGTTCGTGCTGTGCGCGCTGCTGGTGATCGCGGCCTGGCACACGCTGTCCTACGGCGTGCCCGGCCGGCGCGCGCTGGCCGCGGCCGGCGCGCTGCTCGCCCTCATCGCCGCCGTCGCGAGCCGGAGCGGCCTGGTGCACTCCTACGCCTGGCCGGTGCTGCTCCTGGCCGTCGCCGGAGCGCTCGGGGGACTGCTCCTGCTGCGCCGCGCGGAAGCCGTCCGGCCCGCCGCGCCCTCAGGCCCCGGCACTGGGGGCGGCCCCGCCGCCGCGACGGGCGCCGCAGCCGGCGGTGCGGCCGTGCGCCGCCGCGCCGCGCTCACCGGGCTCGCTGTCGCCCTCCTGGTCGGCGCCCAGCTCGGCGAGGCCACCGCCACCTCCGCCGTGGCCACCCGGCTGCGGCTGAACCACATGGACGACTACGCGCCCTGGGGGAGCCGGCAGCAGCGTCAGGCGGAGACCATATCCGGGGCCGGCGGCTGGCCCGCCTACCGCACCGACCCCGGCCGGGAGCAGACCGTGGGCAACGACCCGATGATGGTGGGCGGCCAGGGCGCCCAGTACTACAGCAGCCTCACCGCGGACGTGTTCAGCCGTACCCTCACCGCCCTCGGCGGCGGCTGGACCTCGCGCGGCCGGAACGTGCAGAGCCTGGACAACGCCGTCACCGACGCGGTCTTCTCCGTGGGCGCCCGGGTGCACTCACCGCCGGACCAGCACCAGAGGTGGAACCCCCGCGACCGCGGCCCGGTGACCGTGTCCCGGCAGGACGTGCCGCCCCTGGTCACCGTCCGGCCGTCCGCCGCGCCCGCCGCCCGCACCGGCGTCTCGGCCTTCGGGGCCTCGCCCTACCGCAACCAGGAACTGCTGCTGGGAAGCCGCGTCTACACCGTGCCCCCGCTGACCGTACGCACCGAAGACGGCGGGCGGCCCGGCCGGGCGGCCCGCGACCGGGCGGGCGCGGTGGTCGAGCCACCCCGCGCGAAGGCCCCCGCCGCACACCGGCCGACGGTCGCGGCCCGGTGCCCGGCCGGCAGCGAGGTCTACCTCTGGGCGCCGCACTTCTCGGGCACCGCCCGCCTCACCGGCATCCCGGCCCACCCGCTGACCGGCCGGTTCATCTCCGACGCCACCAAGATCGCCGCGATGCAGCGGCTGGGCACGGCCCCGCCGTCCGGCCGGGTACGGATCGAGCTGTCGCCCACCCGGACCGGCACCGTCCCGGACGGCGCGGTCGGCTGCCTGGACACCGCGCGCCTGCGCACCGCCGTCCAGCGGCTCAAGGCGACGGGCGCCGTCGAGGTGTCCGTCTCCGACGGCGCCGTCCGGGCCCGGCTCCCGGCCGGCAGCAAGGGCACCGCCGTGCTCGCCGTCCCCCGGATCGCCGGCTGGCGGTGCGCCGCGGGCGGGGCCCCGGCCGCGCCCGCCCAGACGTACCACGGGCTGATCGCCGTCCCCCTGGACGGCTCCGCGACCAGCGTCACCTGCACCTTCCGCCCGCCCGGCCTGCGGCTGGGCGCGGCCGTCGGGGGCGTCTCGCTCCTGGCCCTCGTCCTGCTCGGCACCGTCACCGCCGTCCGCGGACGGCGGGCCGCACACCGTCCCGCCACCCGACCGCGTGAGCGCACCACCAGCGCCCCCTGA
- a CDS encoding glycosyltransferase family 2 protein has translation MLISIVAPCYNEEDVVEHFHAAVQKVADDLLPLGHDMEFVYVDDGSRDRTLTVLEQLADRDPRVRYVSFSRNFGKEAALLAGLRHASGDSVVVMDADLQHPPELIGRMVELHGQGYDQVLARRSRRGDRLTRTLTARLYYRLVNRLVDVELVDGVGDFRLLSRRVVDAVLALTEYNRFSKGLFAWVGFPSTMFEYDNALRAHGRSSWTLKSLLDYGLDGLLSFNNRPLRAALHLGMVLVTCAGLYTAWIVGAALVHGVETPGYVTIITAVTALAGVQMVMLGVIGEYTGRIYYEVKGRPHFLVKATNVERTKDLVP, from the coding sequence ATGCTCATCTCGATCGTCGCCCCCTGCTACAACGAGGAAGACGTCGTCGAACACTTCCACGCCGCCGTGCAGAAGGTCGCCGACGACCTGCTGCCGCTCGGCCACGACATGGAGTTCGTCTACGTCGACGACGGCAGCCGCGACCGGACGCTCACCGTCCTGGAACAGCTCGCCGACCGCGACCCGCGCGTCCGCTACGTCTCCTTCAGCCGCAACTTCGGCAAGGAGGCCGCCCTCCTGGCCGGTCTGCGCCACGCCTCCGGCGACTCGGTGGTGGTCATGGACGCCGACCTCCAGCACCCGCCGGAGCTGATCGGGCGCATGGTCGAGCTGCACGGCCAGGGCTACGACCAGGTCCTGGCCCGGCGCAGCCGGCGCGGCGACCGGCTCACCCGCACCCTCACCGCCCGCCTGTACTACCGGCTGGTCAACCGGCTCGTCGACGTCGAACTCGTCGACGGCGTGGGCGACTTCCGGCTGCTGTCACGGCGTGTGGTGGACGCGGTGCTGGCCCTGACCGAGTACAACCGCTTCTCCAAGGGCCTGTTCGCGTGGGTCGGGTTCCCCAGCACCATGTTCGAGTACGACAACGCCTTACGCGCGCACGGCCGCAGTTCCTGGACCCTGAAGTCCCTGCTCGACTACGGGCTCGACGGGCTGCTGTCGTTCAACAACAGGCCGCTGCGCGCCGCCCTCCACCTCGGCATGGTCCTGGTGACGTGTGCCGGGCTCTACACGGCGTGGATCGTGGGCGCCGCGCTCGTCCACGGCGTGGAGACCCCCGGGTACGTCACCATCATCACCGCCGTCACCGCGCTGGCGGGGGTGCAGATGGTGATGCTGGGCGTCATCGGGGAGTACACCGGCCGGATCTACTACGAGGTCAAGGGACGCCCGCATTTCCTGGTGAAGGCGACCAACGTGGAACGGACGAAAGACCTCGTTCCCTGA
- a CDS encoding GtrA family protein, translating into MRTVMTRPMPRQIATFALVGVVNTGTYYGLYLLLLMRLPYLLAHVLAFLLSMAGSFFLNARFTYRTRPTWRKFLLFPLTNAANFVITTAGVYVIVDVLQAGSRFAPLLASAAAIPVTFVVSRWIML; encoded by the coding sequence ATGCGTACCGTCATGACGCGTCCGATGCCGCGACAGATCGCGACCTTCGCCCTGGTCGGTGTCGTCAACACCGGCACCTATTACGGTCTTTACCTTCTGCTCCTCATGCGTTTGCCCTATCTTCTCGCGCATGTTCTCGCGTTCCTGCTCAGCATGGCCGGGTCCTTCTTCCTGAACGCGCGCTTCACCTACCGGACCCGGCCGACCTGGCGGAAATTCCTGCTGTTCCCGCTGACGAACGCCGCCAATTTCGTGATCACCACGGCCGGTGTGTACGTGATCGTCGACGTGCTGCAGGCCGGGAGCCGGTTCGCCCCCCTGCTCGCCTCCGCGGCGGCCATCCCGGTGACCTTCGTGGTCTCCCGCTGGATCATGCTGTGA